In Lepus europaeus isolate LE1 chromosome 8, mLepTim1.pri, whole genome shotgun sequence, a single genomic region encodes these proteins:
- the GPRIN3 gene encoding G protein-regulated inducer of neurite outgrowth 3, giving the protein MGTVPDPLGPAKSSLLAPAGKEDSLAELQTACPQQQPSLLCKNAHSLSCTPSEANPSPSAAAEALMQACEHATTQPDMSSPSVFNEVGKAPLTPNSPGHPQLPGSSEPITPALSFAAGKEDAKHTPFAIPVNQPTYPADPHDQPSTSPSSVPENPLVKSQTPCEGEQPKTSNCAAGDTYGSRKDQVSCDFPSQETIQATVRTPETAARASSHSSPLVGGPEGKRDQAARDSVTRSCECPTREDECPQNDQPSFTASDTQGIPSGASPPSRLNSDASTSPANPEPVQLPARPQGSKFKEASTMTSQAESELKEVPSRARQDAEVQAVAIVESRSVSTSPSILTAFLKEIPAAERLEQQEQLRVVCHGHDSGSPRLELSDPLLAPQPSGQCPGIMPQVHIQTHKPASLPTEVLKTSSVSVASSHAQDTWKEGGSSAERSPESGEQPTCNQLAGSLKAGPIDQISGRVGGQAETRQGLGNSESKTSEGVVKNTGGHKADSGCRLSQSCVPAGKANQSSTLDPTDQGGARDRKTASPQIGREQDTDILDAKTLLLNPKTQEGGGTGSPANPTPSPVRKNQESTLEENRQTKTATSLSLPSDAMGDSSPGSGKRTPSRSVKASPRRASRVSEFLKEQKLNVTAAAAQVGFTPGEKKKQLGTDAKPHLKQSKRVRDVMWDEQGMTWEVYGASLDPESLGIAIQNHLQRQIREHEKLIKTQSGQARRSISSDTSSNKKLKGRQHSVFQSLLQNFRRPNCCVRPAPSSVLD; this is encoded by the coding sequence ATGGGGACTGTACCTGACCCTCTGGGACCAGCTAAATCTTCCCTGCTTGCACCTGCTGGAAAAGAGGACTCCCTGGCAGAGCTTCAAACTGCCTGCCCTCAGCAGCAACCATCTCTCCTGTGCAAGAATGCCCACAGCCTTTCATGCACCCCTTCAGAAGCAAACCCCAGCCCCAGTGCAGCTGCTGAGGCCCTGATGCAGGCCTGTGAGCATGCGACCACCCAGCCAGATATGTCTTCTCCCAGTGTTTTCAATGAGGTGGGAAAAGCACCTCTTACACCCAATTCCCCTggccacccccagctcccaggcagcAGTGAGCCCATCACACCGGCACTGAGTTTTGCAGCAGGAAAGGAGGATGCTAAACATACACCATTTGCAATTCCAGTCAATCAGCCAACCTACCCAGCTGACCCTCATGATCAGCCCAGTACCAGCCCCTCATCAGTACCTGAAAATCCCCTGGTGAAATCACAAACACCCTGCGAGGGAGAGCAACCCAAGACATCGAATTGTGCTGCAGGGGACACCTATGGCAGCCGCAAAGATCAAGTGTCTTGTGATTTTCCTTCTCAAGAAACAATCCAGGCAACAGTGCGGACTCCAGAGACAGCAGCCAGGGCGTCCAGCCATTCATCCCCTCTTGTCGGTGGACCAGAAGGGAAAAGGGACCAAGCCGCCCGGGACTCTGTGACAAGGTCTTGCGAATGCCCCACAAGAGAAGATGAATGTCCCCAGAACGATCAGCCCTCTTTCACTGCCTCCGACACACAAGGCATCCCTTCCGGGGCGTCTCCACCATCCCGCCTCAACAGTGATGCATCCACAAGTCCTGCAAACCCAGAGCCTGTGCAGCTTCCTGCACGGCCTCAGGGATCAAAGTTCAAAGAAGCCAGTACAATGACCAGCCAAGCTGAAAGTGAGCTCAAGGAAGTCCCCAGCAGAGCTCGGCAAGATGCCGAGGTGCAGGCAGTGGCGATTGTCGAGAGCAGATCAGTGTCCACCAGCCCCAGCATCCTCACTGCATTCTTAAAGGAGATCCCTGCTGCAGAGCGTTTGGAACAACAAGAGCAGCTGCGTGTCGTTTGTCATGGCCATGACAGTGGGAGCCCCAGGTTGGAGCTCTCTGACCCATTGTTAGCCccccagccatctgggcagtgccCTGGCATCATGCCACAGGTGCACATCCAAACACATAAACCAGCCAGCCTACCCACCGAGGTTCTTAAAACCTCATCAGTCAGTGTGGCCTCCAGCCATGCCCAGGATACATGGAAAGAAGGTGGGAGCTCAGCAGAAAGGAGCCCAGAGAGCGGCGAACAGCCAACCTGTAACCAGCTCGCAGGCTCCCTGAAGGCTGGCCCCATTGACCAGATTTCTGGCCGTGTAGGAGGCCAAGCTGAAACACGCCAGGGACTGGGGAACTCTGAAAGCAAGACGTCTGAGGGTGTAGTAAAAAACACAGGTGGCCACAAAGCAGACTCGGGCTGCAGACTCTCCCAATCTTGTGTCCCGGCTGGCAAAGCCAACCAGTCTAGCACCTTGGATCCCACTGATCAAGGAGGTGCAAGGGACAGGAAGACTGCGTCTCCCCAGATAGGCAGAGAACAAGATACCGATATCCTGGATGCCAAGACTCTATTGCTCAATCCTAAAACTCAAGAAGGTGGAGGCACAGGCTCACCTGCTaatcccaccccctctcctgttAGAAAGAACCAGGAGAGCACCTTAGAAGAAAACAGACAGACCAAGACAGCCACCAGCCTGAGCCTGCCATCCGACGCCATGGGGGACTCCAGCCCGGGCTCTGGCAAGAGGACCCCTTCTCGCTCGGTCAAGGCCAGCCCGCGCCGGGCCAGCCGGGTCAGCGAGTTCCTTAAGGAGCAGAAGCTGAACGTGACGGCGGCGGCCGCGCAGGTGGGATTCACTCCAGGTGAGAAGAAGAAGCAGCTTGGCACGGACGCCAAGCCCCATCTGAAACAGTCCAAGCGCGTCAGGGACGTCATGTGGGATGAGCAGGGCATGACCTGGGAGGTGTACGGTGCCTCCCTGGACCCCGAGTCCCTGGGAATCGCCATCCAGAACCATTTGCAAAGGCAAATCAGGGAACACGAGAAATTAATCAAAACGCAAAGCGGCCAGGCCCGGAGATCCATTTCCTCAGATACATCTTCAAATAAGAAGCTCAAAGGAAGGCAACACAGTGTTTTCCAGTCCTTGCTGCAGAACTTTCGACGCCCCAACTGCTGTGTTCGCCCCGCCCCCTCTTCTGTGTTAGATTGA